Below is a genomic region from Tepidiforma bonchosmolovskayae.
TCGCAGCCGGAATGAAAGGGCGGGCCGTTAACCATCGCCTAACATCCCGCCGTGCACAGTACAGGTGCGCTGAGCATCTCCCCTCGGAGCATGCGCAAGAAACGGCGGCCAGTCCTTCCCTCCGGCTGGCCGCCGTCCCATTTTCCCGTCCCTGACGCGGCAACCGCCCCCGCGGGCGTGCCCGCACCTCAGGCCTTGATGCCGATGATCGACAGCGAGATCAGCATCCCGATGAAAACCGCGCACAGGAGCGTCAGGTAGCCAATCGTCTTCCACATGGGCAGTCCACCCTCCCGTCGGACTCCGGGGTTTCGCCCGGCTTCCCCATCCTAACTCCCGCCGGCCCGACACGCGACCCGCCGCTGCGCCCGCTACCATATCGGTATGCGCCATCCCGCCCGGGCCCGCCGGTGAACGCCGTCATCCTCGCCGCCGGCGATGGCGGCCGCCTCGGCACGCTCACCCGCGAACGCCCCAAGCCCCTCGTCGACATCGCCGGTCGGCCCATCATCAGCTACACCCTCGAAGCCCTCGCCGCCGCCGGCGTCCGCGAGGCCGCCGTCGTCGTCGGCTACCGCGCCGGCCAGTTGGGCGAAGCCCTCGCCGCCGATGCCCACGGCCTCGGCCTTTCCTTTATCTACAACCCCCGCTTCCGAGAAGGCGCCTCGCTCTCCCTCGCCGCCGCCCGCCAGTGGGCCGGCAGCGAACCCTTCCTCCTCCTCATGGCCGACCACCTCCTCTCCGAACCGATCATCCGCCGCCTCCTCGATGCCCGCGCCGAAACACCGCCCGGCGTCTCCCTCGTCGCTGCCGATGCCCCCGCACGCTGGCCCGCCGACTACCTCGACGAAGCCACCCGCCTCGCCCTCGACCCCGACGGCTTCGTCACCGCCATCGGCAAGCACCTCGAACCCTACGACGCCCTCGATACCGGCGCCTTCCTCCTCGACCCCGCCGCTTGGACCGCCTTCGACGCCGCCCCCGAGAGCTGCGAACTCTCCACGATCTTCTCCATCCTCGCCGCCCGCCGCGCCCTCCGGGCCGTCGATATCGGCGGCGCCCACTGGTACGACATCGATACCGGCGCCGACCTCGAAGCCGCCGCCGCCATCCTCGCCGCCCGCCGATGACCTACGACGGCCTCGTCTCCCGCTACCTCAACCGCCCCCTCAGCCGGCCCGCCGCCCGCGCCCTCCGGCACACCCCCGTCACCCCCAACCAGGTCACCGCCTTCACCCTCCTCCTCGCCGTCGCCGCGGGCGCCATGCTCGCCGCGGGCTGGCACATCGCCGGCGGCATCGCCATCCAGGCCGTCAGCGTCATCGACGGCGTCGACGGCGAACTCGCCCGCCTCAAGAATGCCGCCACCCGCTTCGGCGCCGTCTTCGACGCCGTCACCGACCGCTACGCCGATGCCGCCCTCATCGCCGGCATGACCGTCTACGCCGTCCGCTTCGAAGCCTGGCCCCGCCCCGAGTTCGTCGGTATGCTCGCCCTCGGCGCCTCCCTCATCGTCAGCTACAGCCGCGCCCGCATCGAAGCCGACCTCCCTCACGTCGCCCGCGGAGGCAGCCTCGACCGCATCTTCGGCCTCGCCAGCCGCGACGTTCGCTCCCTCCTCCTCGCCGTCGGCGCCGTCCTCGGCCAGTGCTACCTCGCCCTCGCCCTGGTCGCCGTCCTCGCCGGCCTCACCATCGCCTGGCGCCTCGCCTACCTCCGCTTCTCCCCCGCCGCCTCCGTCCCCCCGCCGCCCCAGGGATAAGGGAGCCCCGCCGCCTCTTCTCCCTCCTCCCTCCTCCCTTCTCCCTCCTCCCTGCTCCCTCCTCCCTGCTCCCCGCTCCCCGCTCCCTGCTCCCCGCTCCCTGCTCCCCGCTCCCTGCTCCCCGCTCCCTGCTCCCCGCTCCCTGCTCCCCGCTCCCCGCTCCCTGCTCCCCGCTCCCTGCTCCCCGCTCCCCGCTCCCCGCTCCCCGCTCCCTGCTCCCCGCTCCCCGCTCCCTGCTCCCCGCTCCCCGCTCCCCGCTCCCTGCTCCCCGCTCCCCGCTCCCTGCTCCCCGCTCCCTGCTCCCCGCTCCCTGCTCCCCGCTACTCCCACCTCACCTCCGCAACCCCGCCCCGGTCCCGCAGCTCAATCTCCACGAGCGCCGGCCCGCCACCGTGGCTGAACACCACCTCCAGCCGCCCCGCCTCCGACGGCCCCGCCGCCCGTGCCGCCTCCTCCCCGTCCACCCGCACCGTCACCTCCCCCCGGTAGACCAGCACAAACCGGTACCGCCCCGCCTCCGGCAGCTCCACCCGCGCGCTCGCCACCAGGCTCCACCGGTCGTCCACCAGGTCCGGGAACGGCGCACCCGCGTACGACAGCGCCAGCCCATCCACCGCGCCGTCAGCCACCTTCACATGCCCGCTCGTCGGCCGGTCGTCGAACACCTCCACCCGGAACCGCGCCGGCCGCGCCAGCTCCCGCAGCGGAAGCGGCGTCGGCGTCGCAGTCGGTGCAGCCGTCGGCGTCGGCGTCGAAACCGGCGGCGCCGCCTCCGCCGTGGCCGTGCGCGTCGCCGCCGGACCCTGCGTCGGCGTCGAACGCACCCCGCCCTCGCTCGCCGCCGGGTCGAGGAACTGCCACGAAATCACCCCGACCGCCGCGAGCGCCAGCAGCGCCACAACCTCCCGGAGCCCAAGGCCGCGCATCACCCACAGTGTCGCCCCGCCGGGCCGAACGCGGAACGCCGCATCCGCCCCCGCCGGCCACATTTTGCCCGCCGCTTACCTGCGCCCCGTTCCGGCAAACGCCGCCGTGCCCCACACTTCCCCCATGCGCTCCCTCGCCGCACTCCTCACCGCCCTCCTCGGCGCGGCCCTCGTCCTCCTCGCCGCCGCGCCCGCGCCCCGGCCCCGCGCCCAGGCCCCCGCCGGCGGCCTCCCCTACCGCGCCGTCGCCCCCGCGCTCGCCGCCGACTCCGCCGCCGGCACCCCCACCCCCACCGCCACCCTCCCGCCCGCCTCCGCCTGCGGCTACCGCGCCGCCGTCCGCGCCCTCGCCGACCCCGCTGCCGCCGCCGTCGACCGCACCCCCGCGTCCGCCACCATCGGCGGCCTCCTCGCCCTCGACCGCCCCCCCGGCCTGGCCCCCGCCAGCCCCCGCCAGCTCCCCTCCGAAGGCCGCGCCGTCCAGCTCACCGCCTGGCTCCGCGGCGCCATCCGCACCCCCGACGGCGGCATCGACCTCCTCATCTCGACCAGCCCCGATGGCCCCCTCCTCCGCGCCCGCTTCCCCGGCCTCGATTGCACCGAAGGCGCCAGCGAAGCCGACCGCGCCGCCATCGAAGCCGCCCGCATCGCCTTCATCAACCGCTGCGGCGTCCCCACCGCCGGCAGCTGGCGGCCCCTCGGCGGACAGGCCGTCCTCGTCGGCGTCCCCGCCTGGGGCGAACCGCGCCCCTCCGGCGCCGACGGCGCACCCACCGGCATCGAACTCGCCCCCGTCCTCGACTTCGCCATGCCCCAGGGCGCCACCTGCGACCCCAGCCAGCCCTTCGGCCCGACCCCCACGCCCACGCCCGGCGCCGCGCTCGAAATGCTCATCAACGTCAACCCCATCCGCGTCAGCCGTGGCGGACAGGTCACCGTCACCATCATCGTCCAGGAGCCGCCCCCGCCCGGCGGCACCCCCATCCCCGGCCCCGCCGGCATCCCCTGCAGCTACACCGCCTACGACCGCGCCCTCACCCCCATCGCCTCCGGCGGCCCCAGCCCCACCGGCCCCGGCGGCACCGTCAGCTGGACCTTCACCGTCCCGCCCGACGCCGCCCTCAGCGACTACAGCACCAACACCCACGGACGCGTCACCCCCGCCTGCCAGGGCCTCACCGCCCGCGGCTCCGCCCGGCTGGAGATTGTCGAATGACGGGGAGCGGGGAGCAGGGAGCGGGGAGCAGGGTCAGGGGTCGCGCGAGGGGAGGTTGCGCCGGCTGCGGAGCGAACGGGCGAGTTGAAACAGCCCGGCGCTGAGGCGGTCAATCCGTTCCGCGAAGCGGTCATATTCGGCCTGCTGAATCCAGGACAGCCGCCGCGCCATGTCCAGCCAGCAGTCCAGTTCGAACAGCGATGACCGCGCCCGGTCGACGAACGATGCGTAGTCCAGCGGCGTGCTTCGCCCGTTCCCTTCGGCGATGTTCGCGGACACGGACATGGCAGCGCCGCAGATCTGGTCGCGGAACCACTCCTCTTCCTTGATGTGGCGCCGACGCGCGACCAGGAGGACCTGCTCCGCCAAATCCTGGGCGAGGTGCCAGACTTCGAGCTTTCGATACGGCAGCGGGCCCGACATCGCCCCGGACTGTACTACCCCGCCGGCCCCTGCATCCACCCCGCTCCCTGCTCCCCGCTCCCTGCTCCCCGCTCCCTGCTCCCCGCTCCCTGCTCCCCGCTCCCTGCTCCCCGCTCCCTGCTCCCCGCTCCCTGCTCCCCGCTCCCTGCTCCCTGCTCCCCGCTCCCCGCTCCCCGCTCCCCGCTTCCTGCTCCCCGCTCCCCGCTCCCCGCTCCCCGCTCCCTGCTCCCCGCTCCCCGTTAACCCCCCCTTACCCCCGCGCGTTACTACCGCCGGACGGAGAGCACCCGCCGTGCTCGCCGTACCCGGCGCTTCCCCGCGCCTCCCACGAAAGGATTGACCCTTGCACCACCGGTCAGTACCTTTCGCAAGACTTTACCCGCGCCCGGGGCACGCCCCGCGGCGCCCCATGCCGTCCACCACACCAGGAGGCCCCATGCCCCTGCCCACCCGCCCGCCGCTCCCTGCTCCCTGCTCCCTGCTCCCTGCTCCCCCACGGGCGGGGCCGGCCCGGGCGGCGCTCCTCCCTCCTCCCTCGGCGGAGCGGAGCGGATGGGCTGGGCTCCCCGCTCCCCGCTCCCTCGGGGTGGCGGCGGTGCCGGGGCACTGCTCCCTGCTCCCCGCTCCCCGCTCCCCGCTCCCCGCTCCAGCCTCCAACCTCGGCGCACCCGCGCCGGGTGGCAGGACATCCCACACTCGGTACGAAAGGAGGGCTTCGCTGAGCGCGGCCGGCCGCCCGGCGCCGGGAACGCCGTGACGCTCCCGTAGGGCAGCAGGGCCCCGCACCAACGAAATCCGCACACACCACCGTCCGACCATGAGGGAAGCCCGGATCCGCCCCCGGCCAGCGCCAGGCCAGGCGCGGCAGACGAGCGGGCAACCTCGCCAGCAGCCGAAGCCGGCACCCGCCGGCGCCACCTGCAGAACGAATGCCCGCAGTCCGGGCGCATCCGGAACACGGGAGCCGGCCCCCACCGGGGCAGGCCCCGCCAGCAACCCGAATCGAGATGGGGCCCGCGGCGAACGCCGCACCGCCCCGCAACCACAGCCAGGAGCGTTTCGCTCCGGACCCCGCACCCGCGGGGGAACGAACCGAAACGACTCACATGACTGGAGAGGTAACAGAATTTGAGTAAGGAACTTGCTCAGACCGTTGGCGGAAAGCGGGTCGCGTGGCTCATCGCGATCCTCGCCGCCTTCGCCGTCATGGCAGCCCTGGGCAGCCAGTGGCGCGGCGCCAGCGCGCAGCTGCCGCTGACGACGACGAATGTGACCCAAAGCCCGGCGGCCGGGTCGACCATCAACCCCGGCAGCACCATTACCTACACCCTCACCGCGACCCTCACCGCGAACCTGCCGAACACAGGCGATGAGCTCACGATGCAGATCGACCTGCCGGCGGGGGTCACCGTCGCCAGCGTCACCTGCAGCCCCCCGACGGGCGGTAACATTACTACTACCCTCGACACAACTGGTCCCGAAGTCGGCTGCAACTGGGTCGACGCGACGCCGGGTATTCAGGCGGGTACGTATACCGCCACGATCACGGTAACCGCAGGCGTAGGCCCGACCATCGCTGCGCCGACCGATGCCGAGGTCTGCGCCGATACCAACGGGAACGAGGACTGCGACGACGAAACTGGCACCGATCTGCTGGCGATGACCCTCGCCTCGAGCGTCGGCACCCTCAATGTCAACGGCATTACGACCAACGCCACCACGGCTGCTGCCGGTGGCCAGGTCACCGTCACCTTCAACATCCCCGCCGGCCTCACCTACTGCTCCGACGGCACGGGCGGGGATGCTCGCGCCTTCACGGCTGCTGACCAGACGGTCACGGGCCTGAACGTCGTGAGTACGACCCCCACGACTGCCCTCGACACCGCGGCCGGCACGCACACCGTCGTCGTGACCGACGATGCCACCGTCGGCGGCACCGTCAGCATCTCGACGCACCTCGCGGGGGCCGCCGCCGGCACCGGCTGCTCCTCCAC
It encodes:
- a CDS encoding phosphocholine cytidylyltransferase family protein, whose amino-acid sequence is MNAVILAAGDGGRLGTLTRERPKPLVDIAGRPIISYTLEALAAAGVREAAVVVGYRAGQLGEALAADAHGLGLSFIYNPRFREGASLSLAAARQWAGSEPFLLLMADHLLSEPIIRRLLDARAETPPGVSLVAADAPARWPADYLDEATRLALDPDGFVTAIGKHLEPYDALDTGAFLLDPAAWTAFDAAPESCELSTIFSILAARRALRAVDIGGAHWYDIDTGADLEAAAAILAARR
- a CDS encoding CDP-alcohol phosphatidyltransferase family protein, coding for MTYDGLVSRYLNRPLSRPAARALRHTPVTPNQVTAFTLLLAVAAGAMLAAGWHIAGGIAIQAVSVIDGVDGELARLKNAATRFGAVFDAVTDRYADAALIAGMTVYAVRFEAWPRPEFVGMLALGASLIVSYSRARIEADLPHVARGGSLDRIFGLASRDVRSLLLAVGAVLGQCYLALALVAVLAGLTIAWRLAYLRFSPAASVPPPPQG
- a CDS encoding PA14 domain-containing protein gives rise to the protein MRGLGLREVVALLALAAVGVISWQFLDPAASEGGVRSTPTQGPAATRTATAEAAPPVSTPTPTAAPTATPTPLPLRELARPARFRVEVFDDRPTSGHVKVADGAVDGLALSYAGAPFPDLVDDRWSLVASARVELPEAGRYRFVLVYRGEVTVRVDGEEAARAAGPSEAGRLEVVFSHGGGPALVEIELRDRGGVAEVRWE
- a CDS encoding four helix bundle protein, producing the protein MSGPLPYRKLEVWHLAQDLAEQVLLVARRRHIKEEEWFRDQICGAAMSVSANIAEGNGRSTPLDYASFVDRARSSLFELDCWLDMARRLSWIQQAEYDRFAERIDRLSAGLFQLARSLRSRRNLPSRDP